A part of Streptomyces sp. NBC_00557 genomic DNA contains:
- a CDS encoding class F sortase, producing the protein MAADPSSPPPAQQADGRSSGRGGRLMLWGVAIVLLTVSVFGGHHGSDDTPRRSRAASAGVAQSGPQQTVQDQTDLEQSDPKQGGTRQNEPPLNDGEQGATGLPRSTPTRLVIPKISVNAPFTTLSLNSSGQLQPPPAGSTNLVGWYAKGASPGEKGTAIIAGHVDTKTSAAVFANLDALRRGDHFTVERADGRDAEFVVDDAETFAKDDFPSRRVYADARRPEVRLITCAGPYDHTAKDYTENLVVFAHLV; encoded by the coding sequence ATGGCAGCAGATCCCTCCTCCCCGCCCCCCGCGCAGCAGGCGGACGGGCGGAGTTCCGGCCGTGGCGGGCGGCTGATGCTGTGGGGCGTGGCCATCGTCCTTCTCACCGTCAGCGTGTTCGGCGGCCACCACGGTTCGGACGACACCCCGCGGCGGTCCCGTGCCGCGAGCGCGGGCGTCGCCCAGTCCGGCCCGCAGCAGACCGTCCAGGACCAGACCGACCTGGAGCAGAGCGACCCGAAGCAGGGCGGCACGCGGCAGAACGAACCGCCGCTGAACGACGGGGAGCAGGGAGCCACGGGGCTGCCCCGGTCCACGCCGACCCGCCTGGTCATCCCGAAGATCTCCGTGAACGCCCCCTTCACCACCCTGAGCCTCAACTCCTCGGGCCAGCTCCAGCCGCCGCCGGCCGGCAGCACCAACCTCGTCGGCTGGTACGCCAAGGGCGCCTCGCCCGGTGAGAAGGGCACCGCGATCATCGCCGGACACGTCGACACCAAGACCTCCGCGGCCGTCTTCGCCAACCTGGACGCGCTGCGGCGCGGCGACCATTTCACCGTGGAGCGCGCCGACGGGCGCGACGCCGAGTTCGTCGTGGACGACGCCGAGACCTTCGCCAAGGACGACTTCCCCAGCCGGCGCGTCTACGCCGACGCCCGGCGCCCCGAGGTCCGCCTGATCACCTGTGCGGGTCCGTACGACCACACGGCCAAGGACTACACGGAGAACCTCGTGGTCTTCGCCCACCTGGTGTGA
- a CDS encoding GDSL-type esterase/lipase family protein, which produces MHTIPLTPDLLRGALEWERTAHGLLPHRLPARARAQCADPQLAMAESQPSGVRLVLRTRATALELDTLPTKRVYTGAPPRPDGVYDLLVDGRPAGSAGVAGGNTLTIDMTTGRTEHRPGEPGTVRFSGLPDTLKVVEIWLPHNETTELVALRADAPVEAVPDQGRKVWLHHGSSISHGSDAASPTTTWPALAASLGGVELINLGLGGSALLDPFTARTLRDTPADLISLKLGINVVNADLMRLRAFGPAVHGFLDTIRDGHPDTPLLVVSPILCPAHEDTPGPSLPDFSAVSEGRLRFVAAGDPAERAGGKLTLTVIRQELARIVRERSAEDPHLHHLDGRELYGEADFDELPLPDGLHPDAAAHRRMGERFAALAFGPGGAFADGAA; this is translated from the coding sequence ATGCACACCATCCCGCTCACCCCCGACCTCCTGCGCGGCGCCCTCGAATGGGAACGCACCGCCCACGGACTGCTGCCGCACCGGCTGCCGGCCCGTGCCCGCGCGCAGTGCGCCGATCCGCAGCTGGCCATGGCGGAGTCCCAGCCTTCCGGCGTACGGCTGGTGCTGCGCACCCGCGCCACCGCGCTCGAGCTGGACACCCTGCCGACCAAGCGCGTCTACACCGGCGCGCCGCCCCGCCCGGACGGGGTGTACGACCTGCTCGTCGACGGGCGGCCGGCGGGCAGCGCCGGCGTGGCAGGCGGCAACACGCTCACCATCGACATGACGACCGGCAGAACCGAGCACCGGCCGGGCGAGCCCGGCACCGTGCGGTTCTCCGGGCTGCCCGACACCCTGAAGGTCGTGGAGATCTGGCTGCCGCACAACGAGACGACCGAACTGGTCGCCCTGCGCGCCGACGCGCCCGTCGAAGCGGTGCCGGACCAGGGACGCAAGGTCTGGCTGCACCACGGCAGTTCCATCAGCCACGGCTCGGACGCCGCGAGCCCCACCACCACCTGGCCCGCCCTCGCCGCCTCCCTCGGCGGGGTGGAGCTGATCAATCTGGGGCTGGGCGGCAGCGCCCTGCTCGACCCGTTCACCGCGCGCACGCTGCGCGACACCCCGGCCGACCTGATCAGCCTCAAGCTCGGCATCAACGTGGTCAACGCCGATCTGATGCGGCTGCGCGCGTTCGGCCCCGCAGTCCACGGCTTCCTCGACACCATCCGCGACGGGCACCCCGACACGCCGCTGCTCGTCGTGTCGCCGATCCTGTGCCCCGCCCATGAGGACACCCCGGGCCCCAGCCTCCCGGACTTCTCCGCCGTGAGCGAGGGGCGGCTGCGGTTCGTCGCCGCCGGGGACCCGGCCGAGCGGGCCGGCGGAAAACTCACCCTGACGGTCATCCGCCAGGAGCTGGCCCGGATCGTGCGCGAGCGCTCGGCCGAGGACCCGCACCTGCACCACCTCGACGGCCGTGAGCTGTACGGCGAGGCCGACTTCGACGAACTGCCGCTGCCCGACGGCCTGCACCCGGACGCCGCCGCGCACCGCCGCATGGGCGAACGGTTCGCGGCGCTGGCGTTCGGTCCGGGCGGCGCCTTCGCGGACGGCGCCGCCTGA
- a CDS encoding TetR/AcrR family transcriptional regulator: MVRAGLTTERLVRAGAELADEVGFDQVTVSALARRFDVKVASLYSHLKNSQDLKTRIALLALEEMADRAADALAGRAGKDALAAFADVYRDYARRHPGRYAAARYPLDPETAAASAGPRHAQLTRAILRGYDLTEPDQTHAVRLLGSVFHGYVSLESAGGFSHSAPDSQESWTRILDALDSLLRNWPTP, encoded by the coding sequence ATGGTGCGCGCAGGGCTGACCACCGAGCGCCTCGTGCGTGCGGGCGCGGAACTCGCCGACGAGGTCGGCTTCGACCAGGTGACCGTGTCGGCGCTGGCCCGCCGGTTCGACGTGAAGGTCGCGAGTCTGTACTCGCACCTGAAGAACTCCCAGGACCTCAAGACCCGGATCGCGCTGCTGGCACTGGAGGAGATGGCCGACCGCGCCGCCGACGCGCTCGCCGGGCGGGCCGGCAAGGACGCCCTCGCCGCCTTCGCCGACGTGTACCGCGACTACGCCCGCCGGCACCCCGGCCGCTACGCGGCGGCACGGTACCCGCTGGACCCCGAGACGGCCGCCGCGAGCGCCGGCCCCCGGCACGCCCAGCTGACCCGGGCGATCCTGCGCGGCTACGACCTGACCGAACCCGACCAGACGCACGCCGTCCGGCTCCTCGGCAGCGTCTTCCACGGTTACGTCAGCCTGGAGTCGGCCGGCGGATTCAGCCACAGCGCCCCCGACTCCCAGGAGTCCTGGACCCGGATCCTGGACGCCCTCGACTCCCTGCTGCGCAACTGGCCCACCCCCTGA